A genomic stretch from Acropora palmata chromosome 13, jaAcrPala1.3, whole genome shotgun sequence includes:
- the LOC141863855 gene encoding uncharacterized protein LOC141863855: protein MAMEKISVFLLLVGVLEFLSKNPSFGIEINNKCSTLFHKVKGKALSGHVISVHQASSEIACNHKCLSNPKCASFNFEIQQSRSLSTCELNAVSRTSPNNKLISRHGFGYYEPLTPRERPKQQTTAFSPTTSNLIMATTTTQGAQEVSPTQDQASTPASRVPSTQPATTAAPISNCGQSWHAYRSGCLRLFEDYKNRVDANQHCATFITPGKGNGRLISIFSQDDNNRIGNLRSSEGFSQGNYYIGLNDLQGTGKYKWADGTTASFTNWNVGFPQAGKGAVIKMNGNSDDGKWQTKNNNNAMRFICECPDGPCA from the exons ATGGCGATGGAAAAGATAAGCGTTTTCCTGTTGTTGGTCGGCGTGTTGGAGTTTTTAAGCAAAAATCCTTCTTTTGGAATTGAAATCAACAACAAGTGTTCAACTCTCTTTCACAAAGTGAAAG GTAAAGCCTTAAGTGGCCACGTCATCTCGGTGCACCAAGCTAGCAGTGAGATAGCCTGCAACCATAAGTGtctttcaaatccaaaatgcgCTTCCTTCAATTTTGAGATTCAACAGTCACGATCTCTCTCCACTTGCGAGCTAAACGCAGTATCCAGGACGTCTCCAAATAACAAACTGATTAGCCGGCATGGATTTGGGTATTATGAACCGTTAACACCCAGGGAGAGGCCGAAACAACAAACCACAGCCTTTTCTCCGACAACAAGTAACTTAATAATGGCAACAACGACTACACAAGGCGCACAGGAGGTCAGTCCAACTCAAGATCAAGCCTCGACACCGGCGAGCAGGGTTCCATCTACACAGccagcaacaacagcagcacCCA TAAGCAACTGTGGGCAATCATGGCACGCTTACAGATCTGGCTGCCTTCGACTGTTTGAAGATTACAAAAATAGGGTTGATGCAAACCAGCATTGTGCCACATTCATTACGCCGGGTAAAGGGAATGGCAGATTAATTTCGATTTTCTCTCAAGATGACAACAACCGAATCGGTAATTTAAGGTCATCAGAAGGTTTCTCCCAAG GTAATTACTACATTGGTTTAAATGACTTGCAAGGGACAGGGAAGTACAAGTGGGCCGATGGAACCACTGCGTCATTTACAAACTGGAATGTTGGTTTTCCTCAAGCTGGAAAAGGTGCGGTAATAAAGATGAATGGAAACTCAGACGACGGGAAATGGCAGACGAAGAATAACAACAATGCCATGCGATTTATTTGCGAATGTCCAGATGGCCCTTGTGCTTGA
- the LOC141864228 gene encoding uncharacterized protein LOC141864228 isoform X1, producing the protein MLNRNFTFSFIRLCVAIIIDRLLKRYSEVDCCDLMTMEKISVFLLLVGVLEFLSKNPSFGTEINNKCSALFQKVKGKALSGHVISVHQASSEIACTHKCLSNPECASFNFEIQQSRSLSTCELNAVSRMSPNNKLNSRSGFAYYEPLTPRERPKQQTTAFSPTTRNLIMAASTTQGTQEVSPTQDQATTPASRVPSTQPTTTAAPVSNCGQQWHAYRSGCLRLFEDHKKRVDANQHCATFKVQGGGNGRLISIFSQDDNNRIGNLRPSEGFPQGEYYIGLNNLQGTGTYKWADGTVAPFTNWDAGYPKGGKAVVMKMNGNSDDGKWQTKNMNSAMRFICECPDGPCASQ; encoded by the exons ATGTTAAATAGGAATTTCACATTTTCGTTTATCCGGCTATGTGTTGCGATCATCATTGACAGACTACTGAAG CGCTACAGCGAAGTCGACTGCTGCGACTTGATGACGATGGAAAAGATAAGCGTTTTCCTGTTGTTGGTCGGCGTGTTAGAGTTTCTCAGCAAAAATCCTTCTTTTGGAACTGAAATCAACAACAAGTGCTCAGCTCTGTTTCAGAAAGTGAAAG GTAAAGCCCTAAGTGGCCACGTCATCTCGGTGCACCAAGCTAGCAGTGAGATAGCCTGCACCCATAAGTGTCTTTCAAACCCAGAATGTGCCTCCTTCAATTTTGAGATTCAACAGTCACGATCTCTCTCCACTTGCGAGCTAAACGCAGTGTCCAGGATGTCTCCAAATAACAAACTGAATAGCCGAAGTGGATTTGCTTATTATGAACCGTTAACACCCAGGGAGAGGCCGAAACAACAAACCACAGCCTTTTCTCCGACAACAAGAAACTTAATAATGGCAGCATCGACAACACAAGGCACACAAGAAGTTAGTCCAACTCAAGACCAAGCGACGACACCAGCGAGCAGGGTTCCATCTACACagccaacaacaacagcagcaccAG TAAGCAACTGTGGGCAGCAATGGCACGCTTACAGATCTGGCTGCCTTCGACTGTTCGAAGATCATAAAAAAAGGGTTGATGCAAACCAGCATTGTGCCACATTCAAAGTACAGGGTGGAGGCAATGGCAGATTAATTTCGATTTTCTCGCAAGATGACAACAACCGAATCGGTAATTTAAGGCCATCAGAAGGTTTCCCCCAAG GTGAATACTATATTGGTTTAAATAACTTGCAAGGGACAGGTACGTACAAGTGGGCCGATGGAACTGTTGCGCCATTTACAAACTGGGATGCTGGTTATCCTAAAGGTGGAAAAGCTGTGGTAATGAAGATGAATGGAAACTCAGACGACGGGAAATGGCAGACGAAGAATATGAACAGTGCCATGCGATTTATTTGCGAATGTCCAGATGGCCCTTGTGCTTCGCAATGA
- the LOC141864228 gene encoding uncharacterized protein LOC141864228 isoform X2, translated as MTMEKISVFLLLVGVLEFLSKNPSFGTEINNKCSALFQKVKGKALSGHVISVHQASSEIACTHKCLSNPECASFNFEIQQSRSLSTCELNAVSRMSPNNKLNSRSGFAYYEPLTPRERPKQQTTAFSPTTRNLIMAASTTQGTQEVSPTQDQATTPASRVPSTQPTTTAAPVSNCGQQWHAYRSGCLRLFEDHKKRVDANQHCATFKVQGGGNGRLISIFSQDDNNRIGNLRPSEGFPQGEYYIGLNNLQGTGTYKWADGTVAPFTNWDAGYPKGGKAVVMKMNGNSDDGKWQTKNMNSAMRFICECPDGPCASQ; from the exons ATGACGATGGAAAAGATAAGCGTTTTCCTGTTGTTGGTCGGCGTGTTAGAGTTTCTCAGCAAAAATCCTTCTTTTGGAACTGAAATCAACAACAAGTGCTCAGCTCTGTTTCAGAAAGTGAAAG GTAAAGCCCTAAGTGGCCACGTCATCTCGGTGCACCAAGCTAGCAGTGAGATAGCCTGCACCCATAAGTGTCTTTCAAACCCAGAATGTGCCTCCTTCAATTTTGAGATTCAACAGTCACGATCTCTCTCCACTTGCGAGCTAAACGCAGTGTCCAGGATGTCTCCAAATAACAAACTGAATAGCCGAAGTGGATTTGCTTATTATGAACCGTTAACACCCAGGGAGAGGCCGAAACAACAAACCACAGCCTTTTCTCCGACAACAAGAAACTTAATAATGGCAGCATCGACAACACAAGGCACACAAGAAGTTAGTCCAACTCAAGACCAAGCGACGACACCAGCGAGCAGGGTTCCATCTACACagccaacaacaacagcagcaccAG TAAGCAACTGTGGGCAGCAATGGCACGCTTACAGATCTGGCTGCCTTCGACTGTTCGAAGATCATAAAAAAAGGGTTGATGCAAACCAGCATTGTGCCACATTCAAAGTACAGGGTGGAGGCAATGGCAGATTAATTTCGATTTTCTCGCAAGATGACAACAACCGAATCGGTAATTTAAGGCCATCAGAAGGTTTCCCCCAAG GTGAATACTATATTGGTTTAAATAACTTGCAAGGGACAGGTACGTACAAGTGGGCCGATGGAACTGTTGCGCCATTTACAAACTGGGATGCTGGTTATCCTAAAGGTGGAAAAGCTGTGGTAATGAAGATGAATGGAAACTCAGACGACGGGAAATGGCAGACGAAGAATATGAACAGTGCCATGCGATTTATTTGCGAATGTCCAGATGGCCCTTGTGCTTCGCAATGA
- the LOC141864229 gene encoding uncharacterized protein LOC141864229, whose amino-acid sequence MTMEKISVFLLLVDVLEFLSKNPSFGIEINNKCSAVFHKVKGKALSGHVISVHQASSEIACTHKCLSNPECASFNFEIQQSRSLSTCELNAVSRTSPYNELNSPSGFAYYEPLTPREMPKQQTTAFSPTTSKLMMAASTTQGTQEASPTRDQATTPASRVPSTQPTTTAAPVSNCGQEWHAYRSGCLRLFQYRKNWVDANRHCAKFNTPGKGNGRLISIFSQDDNNRIGNLRSSQGFSQGEYYIGLNDVNNTGTYRWVDGTNASFTNWKNGYPKANDRKDGVVIKMRGDSDYGKWQTKDSNSDRRFICECPDGPCARQ is encoded by the exons ATGACGATGGAAAAGATAAGCGTTTTCCTGTTGTTGGTCGACGTGTTGGAGTTTCTCAGCAAAAATCCTTCTTTTGGAATTGAAATCAACAACAAGTGTTCAGCTGTGTTTCACAAAGTCAAAG GTAAAGCCCTAAGTGGCCACGTCATCTCGGTGCACCAAGCTAGCAGTGAGATAGCCTGCACCCATAAGTGTCTTTCAAATCCAGAATGTGCCTCCTTCAATTTTGAGATTCAACAGTCACGATCTCTCTCCACTTGCGAGCTAAACGCGGTGTCCAGGACGTCTCCTTATAACGAATTGAATAGCCCAAGTGGATTTGCGTATTATGAACCGTTAACACCCAGGGAGATGCCGAAACAACAAACCACAGCCTTTTCTCCGACAACAAGTAAATTAATGATGGCAGCATCGACAACACAAGGCACACAAGAGGCCAGTCCAACTCGAGACCAAGCGACGACTCCAGCGAGCAGGGTTCCATCTACACagccaacaacaacagcagcaccAG TAAGCAACTGTGGGCAAGAATGGCACGCTTACAGATCTGGCTGCCTTCGACTGTTCCAATATCGCAAAAATTGGGTTGATGCAAACCGGCATTGTGCCAAATTTAATACGCCGGGTAAAGGCAATGGCAGATTAATTTCGATTTTCTCTCAAGATGACAACAACCGAATCGGTAATTTAAGGTCATCACAAGGTTTCTCCCAAG gtGAATACTATATTGGTTTAAATGACGTGAATAATACAGGCACGTACAGGTGGGTCGATGGAACCAATGCGTCGTTTACAAATTGGAAAAACGGTTATCCTAAGGCTAACGATAGAAAAGACGGTGTGGTAATAAAGATGAGAGGAGACTCAGACTACGGGAAATGGCAGACGAAGGATTCCAACAGTGACAGGCGATTTATTTGCGAATGCCCAGATGGCCCTTGTGCTAGACAGTGA
- the LOC141864484 gene encoding uncharacterized protein LOC141864484 — translation MNEILTMNSRSPRRKFVFFCCVTLLELIDKKTFGINKDSPQGQESKRFSLFYKVKEGVALTDHIISVHQTRNVLECSHKCLSNPECASFNFEIQQSRFLSICELNNVSSISSNHKLKRKDSFVYYEPLTPKERPKQQIAGFYPTISNIITRSTQEVSSTQDQAATPASVFPSTQRATTAAPVSNCGQQWHAYKSGCLRLFEDHKKWEDANQYCATFNVNTSGGNGRLISIFSQDENNRIVNLRSSQGFPDGEYYIGLSDLQGTGTYKWADGTNVLFTNWNTGFPRDGRGVVMKMSIGNSDNGKWLTRNQNNNLRFICECPDGPCA, via the exons ATGAATGAGATATTGACGATGAATTCACGATCTCCAAGGAggaagtttgttttcttctgttgtGTCACCTTGTTAGAGTTGATCGACAAGAAGACTTTTGGTATTAACAAGGATTCTCCTCAAGGACAAGAAAGCAAAcgcttctctttgttttataaAGTTAAGGAAG GTGTAGCCTTAACTGACCACATCATTTCAGTCCACCAGACTAGAAACGTGCTGGAATGCAGCCACAAATGTCTTTCAAACCCAGAATGTGCCTCCTTCAATTTTGAGATTCAACAGTCACGATTCCTGTCCATTTGCGAGCTAAACAACGTGTCGAGCATCTCTTCCAATCacaaattgaaaaggaaagatAGTTTTGTGTACTACGAACCGTTAACACCAAAAGAGAGGCCGAAACAACAAATTGCAGGCTTTTATCCGACAATAAGTAACATAATAACACGAAGCACACAAGAAGTTAGTTCAACTCAAGATCAAGCGGCGACACCAGCGAGCGTGTTTCCATCCACACAGCGAGCGACAACAGCTGCACCTG TAAGCAACTGTGGGCAACAATGGCACGCTTACAAATCTGGCTGCCTTCGACTGTTCGAAGATCACAAAAAGTGGGAAGATGCAAACCAGTATTGTGCCACGTTCAATGTTAATACGTCGGGAGGCAATGGCAGATTAATTTCGATTTTCTCTCAAGATGAAAACAACCGAATTGTCAATTTAAGGTCATCACAAGGTTTCCCGGATG gtgaaTACTATATTGGTTTAAGTGACTTGCAAGGGACAGGGACGTACAAGTGGGCCGATGGAACCAATGTGTTATTTACAAACTGGAACACTGGTTTTCCTAGAGATGGAAGAGGTGTGGTGATGAAGATGAGTATTGGAAATTCAGACAACGGGAAATGGCTGACGCGGAACCAAAACAATAATCTGCGATTTATTTGCGAATGCCCAGATGGCCCTTGTGCCTAA